One genomic window of Bradyrhizobium sp. CCGE-LA001 includes the following:
- the serA gene encoding phosphoglycerate dehydrogenase, whose translation MTKPKVLISDALSPAAVQIFRDRGVEVDFQPNLGKDKDKLAEIIGNYDGLAIRSATKATAKILDKATNLKVIGRAGIGVDNVEIPAATAKGIIVMNTPFGNSITTAEHAITLMLALAREIPQADASTQAGKWEKNRFMGVEITGKVLGVVGCGNIGSIVADRALGLRMKVIAFDPFLSPERAKDIGVEKVDLDDLLKRADFITLHTPLTEKTKNIIDAAAIAKMKKGVRLINCARGGLVDEQAVVDALNSKHIAGAAFDVFVEEPATKNVLFGHPNVICTPHLGASTTEAQENVALQVAEQMSDYLLTGAISNAVNFPSITAEEAPKLKPFIALAEKLGSFAGQLTESGILKVEITYEGHVAEMKIKAITSAVLSGLLRPMLGEVNVVSAPVVAKERGMVVDEIVRAAQSDYESLITVTVATERQERSVSGTVYHDGKPRLVDVKGIRIDAEFGKSMIYITNEDKPGFIGKFASLLGDAKINIATFHLGRVAPGSDAIALVEVDGAVPADLLAKVQALPQVKQAKALTF comes from the coding sequence ATGACAAAACCCAAAGTTCTCATTTCCGACGCGCTCTCGCCCGCTGCCGTGCAGATCTTCAGGGATCGCGGCGTTGAGGTCGACTTCCAGCCCAACCTCGGCAAGGACAAGGACAAGCTCGCCGAGATCATCGGCAATTACGACGGCCTCGCGATCCGCTCGGCGACGAAGGCCACCGCCAAGATCCTCGACAAGGCGACCAACCTCAAGGTGATCGGCCGCGCCGGCATCGGCGTCGACAATGTCGAGATCCCCGCCGCCACGGCCAAGGGCATCATCGTGATGAACACGCCGTTCGGCAATTCGATCACGACCGCCGAGCACGCCATCACGCTGATGCTGGCGCTCGCCCGCGAGATCCCGCAGGCCGACGCCTCGACCCAGGCCGGCAAGTGGGAGAAGAACCGCTTCATGGGCGTCGAGATCACCGGCAAGGTGCTCGGGGTCGTCGGTTGCGGCAATATCGGCTCCATCGTCGCCGACCGTGCGCTCGGCTTGCGCATGAAGGTGATCGCATTCGATCCGTTCCTGTCGCCGGAGCGCGCCAAGGACATCGGGGTCGAGAAGGTCGATCTCGACGATCTGCTCAAGCGTGCCGACTTCATCACCCTGCACACCCCGCTCACCGAGAAGACCAAGAACATCATCGATGCAGCCGCGATCGCCAAGATGAAGAAGGGCGTGCGCCTGATCAACTGCGCCCGCGGCGGCCTCGTCGACGAGCAAGCGGTGGTCGATGCTCTCAATTCCAAGCACATCGCCGGCGCGGCCTTCGACGTCTTCGTCGAGGAGCCCGCGACCAAGAACGTGCTGTTCGGCCATCCCAACGTGATCTGCACGCCGCATCTCGGCGCCTCCACCACGGAAGCGCAGGAGAACGTCGCGCTCCAGGTCGCCGAGCAGATGTCGGATTATCTCCTCACCGGCGCGATCTCGAACGCGGTCAACTTCCCCTCGATCACCGCTGAAGAGGCGCCGAAGCTGAAGCCGTTCATCGCACTCGCCGAGAAGCTGGGCTCGTTCGCAGGACAGCTCACCGAAAGCGGCATCCTCAAGGTCGAGATCACCTATGAGGGCCACGTCGCCGAGATGAAGATCAAGGCGATCACCTCGGCGGTGCTGTCGGGCCTGCTGCGGCCGATGCTGGGCGAGGTCAACGTCGTCTCCGCGCCCGTCGTCGCCAAGGAGCGCGGCATGGTGGTGGACGAGATCGTGCGCGCCGCGCAGAGCGACTACGAGAGCCTGATCACTGTCACCGTGGCGACGGAGCGCCAGGAGCGCTCGGTCTCCGGCACCGTGTACCATGACGGCAAGCCGCGATTGGTCGACGTCAAGGGCATCCGCATCGATGCCGAGTTCGGCAAGTCGATGATCTACATCACCAACGAGGACAAGCCCGGCTTCATCGGCAAGTTCGCGAGCCTCCTGGGTGACGCCAAGATCAACATCGCCACCTTCCATCTCGGCCGCGTCGCGCCGGGCAGCGACGCCATCGCGCTCGTCGAGGTCGACGGTGCCGTGCCGGCCGATCTGCTCGCCAAGGTGCAGGCCCTGCCGCAGGTCAAGCAGGCCAAGGCGCTGACGTTCTGA
- a CDS encoding thiolase family protein encodes MREAVIVSYARTGLAKSGRGGFNITPPMSLAAHAIQHAVNRAGVDKDYVEDCYLGNCAHGAPNIGRQAALLAGLPKTTAGVSVNRFCSSGLQTIAMAANSIRSDGADCIVAGGVESISIPGGGTPKESVDPELLKVAPDIFMAMIDTADIVAERYKLSREYQDEFSLESQRRMASAQQAGKFKDEIVPMKTKMKVVDKQTKAESIVDYTVDRDECNRPETTMEGLAKLEPVKGPGKFVTAGNASQLSDGAAAVVLMEAKDAEKRGLKPLGRFVAWATAGCEPDEMGIGPVFAIPKLLKRTGLKIDDIDLWELNEAFASQCLYCRDKLEIDPAKYNVNGGSIAIGHPFGMTGARLTGHLLQEGARRKAKWGVVTMCIGGGQGGAGLFEIYS; translated from the coding sequence ATGCGTGAAGCCGTCATCGTTTCCTATGCGCGCACGGGCCTTGCGAAATCCGGCCGCGGCGGGTTCAACATCACGCCGCCGATGTCGCTCGCGGCGCACGCCATCCAGCATGCGGTGAACCGCGCCGGCGTCGACAAGGATTATGTCGAGGACTGCTATCTCGGCAATTGCGCCCATGGCGCGCCGAACATCGGCCGCCAGGCTGCGCTGCTCGCAGGGCTGCCGAAGACGACGGCCGGCGTCTCGGTGAACCGGTTCTGCTCCTCGGGACTCCAGACCATCGCGATGGCCGCCAACTCGATCCGCTCCGACGGCGCCGACTGCATCGTCGCCGGCGGCGTCGAGAGCATCTCGATCCCCGGCGGCGGCACGCCGAAGGAATCGGTCGACCCTGAGCTGCTCAAGGTCGCCCCCGACATCTTCATGGCGATGATCGACACCGCCGACATCGTCGCCGAGCGCTACAAGCTCAGCCGCGAATACCAGGACGAGTTCTCGCTGGAATCGCAGCGCCGCATGGCATCGGCGCAGCAAGCCGGCAAGTTCAAGGACGAGATCGTCCCGATGAAGACGAAGATGAAGGTCGTCGACAAGCAGACCAAGGCCGAGAGCATCGTCGACTACACCGTCGATCGCGACGAGTGCAATCGCCCTGAGACCACGATGGAAGGATTGGCGAAACTCGAGCCGGTGAAGGGCCCCGGCAAGTTCGTCACGGCCGGCAATGCCAGCCAGCTCTCGGACGGCGCCGCCGCCGTCGTGCTGATGGAAGCCAAGGATGCCGAGAAGCGCGGCCTCAAGCCGCTCGGCCGCTTCGTCGCCTGGGCCACCGCCGGCTGCGAGCCCGACGAGATGGGCATCGGCCCGGTGTTCGCGATCCCCAAGCTGCTCAAGCGCACCGGGCTCAAGATCGACGACATCGATCTGTGGGAACTCAACGAAGCCTTCGCCAGCCAGTGCCTGTACTGCCGCGACAAGCTCGAGATCGATCCCGCCAAGTACAACGTCAATGGCGGCTCGATCGCGATCGGCCATCCCTTCGGCATGACCGGCGCCCGTCTCACCGGCCATCTGCTCCAGGAAGGCGCGCGCCGCAAGGCCAAGTGGGGCGTGGTGACGATGTGCATCGGCGGCGGCCAGGGCGGCGCCGGGCTGTTCGAGATCTACAGCTGA
- a CDS encoding AI-2E family transporter, with product MSDRLKSGASKKTPTKRSDAVSERKPLPSGASARMNARVVLALVLVALALWTAAGFLTALIWAAILAVALWPLYINFASRFGSGPTTLTAILFTLIVALVLMAPMSLAVYQIAQQSDALMSWLKKAGESGIEVPEWVARLPVVAESLQQWWRTNLSDPKAASALLKSINADNASDLFRTLGGQLIHRLFMLFFSLLTLFVLLRHGRMIASRFLETSDRLFGEAGEGLVEKMVIATRGTVNGTVLVAAGEGLLIGVAYLIAGVPNAIVFTILTTAFAMIPFGAWLAFTAAALVLVSGGGSGFAAAGVFCWGAIIMFAGDHFVWPTLVGDSARLPFLLAFVGIFGGLAAFGLLGLFLGPVIMAALLTVWREWIFRPESREQSA from the coding sequence ATGTCCGACCGACTGAAATCCGGGGCATCGAAGAAAACGCCGACCAAGCGGAGCGATGCAGTATCCGAGCGAAAGCCGCTGCCATCGGGCGCCTCGGCCCGCATGAATGCCCGCGTTGTCCTCGCGCTCGTGCTGGTGGCACTCGCTCTGTGGACCGCCGCTGGATTTCTGACCGCGCTGATCTGGGCCGCGATTTTGGCAGTCGCGCTATGGCCGCTCTACATCAATTTCGCCAGCCGCTTCGGCTCAGGCCCGACCACGCTGACGGCGATCCTATTCACGCTCATCGTAGCCCTCGTCCTGATGGCTCCGATGTCGCTAGCCGTCTACCAGATTGCACAGCAGTCAGATGCGCTGATGAGCTGGCTGAAAAAGGCCGGCGAGAGCGGGATCGAGGTGCCGGAATGGGTTGCGCGGCTGCCGGTCGTCGCCGAGAGCCTACAGCAATGGTGGCGCACCAACCTCTCCGATCCAAAGGCGGCGAGCGCATTGTTGAAGTCAATCAATGCAGACAATGCTTCGGATCTGTTCCGAACGCTGGGCGGACAGCTGATCCACCGGCTCTTCATGTTGTTCTTTTCGCTGCTGACGCTGTTCGTATTGCTTCGCCACGGCCGAATGATCGCGAGCCGCTTCCTGGAGACGTCCGATCGGCTCTTCGGCGAGGCAGGCGAAGGCCTGGTCGAGAAGATGGTCATCGCGACGCGCGGCACCGTGAACGGCACGGTTCTCGTCGCCGCCGGCGAGGGCTTGCTGATCGGCGTCGCCTATCTGATCGCGGGCGTGCCGAACGCCATCGTGTTCACAATTCTCACGACGGCCTTTGCGATGATTCCGTTCGGCGCGTGGTTGGCCTTCACTGCGGCGGCGCTGGTGCTGGTGTCCGGTGGCGGCAGCGGGTTCGCCGCCGCGGGCGTGTTTTGCTGGGGCGCGATCATCATGTTCGCCGGCGATCATTTCGTCTGGCCCACTTTGGTGGGTGACTCGGCAAGGCTGCCGTTCCTCCTTGCATTCGTTGGAATCTTCGGAGGTCTTGCCGCCTTCGGTCTTCTCGGCCTGTTTCTCGGTCCCGTGATCATGGCCGCATTGTTGACTGTGTGGCGCGAGTGGATATTCCGGCCCGAAAGCCGAGAGCAGTCAGCTTGA
- a CDS encoding PAS domain-containing protein has translation MKSSDFQLRGVDDPRLAVHATSPLPTWLWSIDGTRVLWANPVGAQLFGAAHATALAEKVFGPADGHRRQIVRLARQLPAGGSVRLERLRGFGARLGTLMTCACARLDFADGSHFSERSAVLVTAMDSTLRTMPLVERLHRLVAGAKVPMAAFAPDGLFAGASETARSLLGFRDLNEAGLDQARSDALRSGRAETPIGIGQMVLQRVGIGADIGLVALIAPAAREARAAESRPDTAAPDEAELRETDTPSEPPPSQDEPAEIPLFDAFAEPIEASEETGTPAADENTEAAAKTPVENCGEAMVSPQAAPITPGMVEPASGQQPPAPRQHPLRFLWQTDAEGRFVLLSDEFISLIGARTASGFGRPWREIAADLSLDPEGRVTQALDSHDTWAGITVNWPADGGEHLPVELAGLPVFDSERKFAGFKGFGVCRDLDGLNRLEALRRFEARSMQSAQPSAAADVVEPEPEPLAEASPPPPIVPPEPTSEPSPEPVAELPEPASEPTSHPTELDTPVETPPNVVPFRPHGDPQRSPTLTPVENSAFNELARQLSERLERDRETIAADGIEPPAGEITPEPQTPEAEAPEPEPQQAAAEWLTEPAPPARAAPTRDRALLDLMPTGILIYRLDRLLYANPAFLARMGYANLGALEDAGGLDALYVEPGVSTASSTSQAGTPVTISATVANGEAPLATTEAHLHTIDWDGDAAHALICALPQAAPVAETVVAESTVEESLPFAPELERAAGEAEAEDLAAILDTTAEGIVMFDAEGNIHACNRSAEALFGYDGQALLEQNLVTLFAPESQQIVADYLDSVKSQDIASLLDHGREVLGREKKGGVIPLAMIMGRTRPDGPNFFAVFRDLSHAKKGESELTQARRLADGAANAKADMLARISHEIRTPLNAIIGFAEVMISERFGTLGNERYGEYMKDIRASGERVIAIIDDLLELSRIETGKLDLNFANLNLNDLVEACVTVMQPQANRERIIIRTSLAHALPQVSADARAMRQITMNLISNSIRLASAGGQVIVSTALTDRGEIALRIRDTGHGLSEREVAAAMEPFRTPPPGDAADSAALSLSLTKALVEANRAQFNIKSAGHSGTLIEVVFAPALAKA, from the coding sequence ATGAAGAGTTCGGATTTCCAGTTGCGAGGCGTGGACGATCCCCGGCTGGCCGTGCACGCGACCTCTCCGCTCCCCACCTGGCTATGGTCGATCGACGGCACCCGCGTGCTCTGGGCCAATCCGGTCGGCGCACAACTGTTCGGCGCGGCCCATGCCACGGCGCTGGCGGAGAAGGTTTTCGGCCCGGCGGACGGCCATCGCCGCCAGATCGTCAGGCTGGCGCGCCAACTGCCGGCGGGCGGCAGCGTGCGGCTCGAACGGCTGCGCGGCTTCGGCGCCCGGCTCGGCACACTGATGACCTGCGCCTGCGCCCGGCTCGATTTTGCCGATGGCAGCCATTTCAGCGAGAGATCTGCAGTGCTCGTCACCGCGATGGACTCGACCTTGCGGACCATGCCGCTGGTCGAGCGGCTGCATCGGCTCGTGGCCGGCGCCAAGGTGCCGATGGCCGCGTTCGCGCCGGACGGCCTGTTTGCCGGCGCCAGCGAGACCGCCCGCTCCCTGCTCGGCTTTCGCGATCTCAACGAGGCCGGCCTCGACCAGGCGCGCAGCGATGCGCTGAGAAGCGGCCGCGCCGAGACGCCGATCGGCATCGGCCAGATGGTGCTGCAACGGGTCGGCATCGGTGCCGATATCGGCCTGGTCGCGCTGATCGCGCCGGCCGCGCGCGAGGCGCGTGCGGCTGAAAGCCGGCCTGATACCGCAGCGCCTGATGAGGCCGAGCTGCGGGAGACCGACACGCCGAGCGAGCCGCCGCCTTCGCAGGATGAGCCGGCGGAAATACCTTTGTTCGATGCCTTCGCCGAACCGATCGAAGCCAGCGAGGAGACGGGGACGCCAGCGGCGGATGAGAACACCGAGGCCGCCGCCAAAACTCCGGTTGAAAACTGCGGAGAGGCCATGGTGTCGCCGCAGGCGGCGCCGATCACTCCAGGCATGGTCGAGCCGGCATCGGGCCAACAGCCGCCCGCACCGCGTCAGCATCCGCTGCGCTTTCTCTGGCAGACGGATGCAGAGGGCCGCTTTGTGCTTCTCTCCGACGAGTTCATCAGCCTGATCGGCGCGCGAACGGCGTCGGGCTTCGGCCGGCCCTGGCGCGAAATCGCCGCGGACCTTTCGCTCGATCCGGAGGGCCGCGTCACGCAGGCGCTCGACAGCCACGACACCTGGGCCGGCATCACCGTGAACTGGCCCGCTGACGGCGGCGAGCATCTGCCGGTCGAGCTTGCGGGACTTCCGGTGTTCGACAGCGAGCGCAAATTCGCCGGCTTCAAGGGCTTTGGCGTGTGCCGCGATCTCGACGGCCTCAACCGGCTGGAAGCGCTGCGGCGTTTCGAGGCACGGAGCATGCAGTCGGCGCAGCCGAGCGCAGCTGCCGATGTGGTCGAGCCTGAGCCGGAGCCCTTGGCAGAAGCATCACCGCCGCCGCCGATCGTGCCGCCCGAGCCAACGTCTGAGCCTTCGCCCGAGCCTGTCGCCGAACTGCCCGAACCCGCATCTGAGCCGACTTCACACCCAACCGAGCTGGATACGCCAGTGGAAACCCCTCCCAACGTGGTGCCGTTCCGCCCGCACGGCGATCCCCAGAGATCGCCGACGCTGACGCCGGTCGAGAACAGCGCGTTCAACGAGCTTGCCCGGCAATTGTCCGAGCGTCTCGAACGCGATCGCGAGACCATCGCGGCCGATGGCATCGAGCCGCCGGCCGGGGAGATCACGCCCGAGCCACAGACGCCGGAAGCCGAGGCGCCCGAGCCCGAGCCGCAGCAGGCTGCCGCCGAGTGGCTGACCGAGCCCGCGCCGCCGGCCCGCGCTGCGCCGACGCGCGACCGCGCGCTGCTCGATCTCATGCCGACGGGCATCCTGATCTATCGGCTCGATCGCCTGCTCTACGCCAACCCCGCCTTCCTCGCGCGCATGGGCTACGCCAATCTCGGCGCGCTTGAGGATGCCGGCGGGCTGGACGCGCTCTATGTCGAGCCGGGCGTCTCCACGGCCAGCAGCACGTCGCAAGCCGGCACGCCGGTGACGATCAGCGCGACGGTGGCGAACGGCGAAGCGCCGCTTGCGACCACCGAAGCGCATCTGCACACGATCGACTGGGACGGCGATGCCGCGCATGCGCTGATCTGCGCGCTGCCGCAGGCCGCGCCTGTCGCGGAGACCGTCGTCGCAGAATCCACCGTTGAAGAGTCCCTCCCCTTCGCGCCCGAGCTCGAGCGTGCTGCGGGCGAGGCCGAGGCCGAGGATCTCGCCGCGATCCTCGACACCACGGCCGAGGGCATCGTGATGTTCGATGCCGAAGGCAACATCCACGCCTGCAACCGCAGCGCCGAGGCGCTGTTCGGCTATGACGGGCAGGCGCTGCTCGAGCAGAACCTGGTGACGCTGTTCGCGCCCGAGAGCCAGCAGATCGTCGCCGACTATCTCGACAGCGTGAAGAGCCAGGACATTGCGAGCCTGCTCGACCACGGCCGCGAGGTGCTGGGCCGCGAGAAGAAGGGCGGCGTCATCCCGCTCGCGATGATCATGGGCCGCACCCGGCCGGACGGGCCGAATTTCTTCGCCGTGTTCCGCGATCTCTCCCACGCGAAGAAAGGCGAGAGCGAGCTGACGCAGGCCCGCCGTCTCGCCGACGGCGCGGCCAATGCCAAGGCCGACATGCTGGCGCGGATCAGCCACGAGATCCGCACCCCGCTCAACGCCATCATCGGCTTTGCCGAGGTGATGATCTCCGAACGTTTCGGCACGCTCGGCAACGAGCGCTACGGCGAATACATGAAGGACATCCGCGCCTCCGGCGAGCGTGTCATCGCCATCATCGACGATCTCCTGGAGCTGTCGCGGATCGAGACCGGCAAGCTCGACCTGAACTTTGCGAATTTGAACCTCAACGATCTCGTCGAAGCGTGCGTGACGGTGATGCAGCCGCAGGCCAATCGCGAGCGCATCATCATCCGCACCTCGCTCGCCCATGCGCTGCCGCAGGTCTCGGCCGATGCGCGCGCGATGCGGCAGATCACCATGAACCTGATCTCGAACTCGATCCGGCTCGCCAGTGCCGGCGGCCAGGTCATCGTCTCGACCGCGCTGACCGACCGCGGCGAGATCGCCCTGCGCATCCGCGACACCGGCCATGGCCTGTCCGAACGCGAAGTCGCCGCCGCGATGGAGCCGTTCCGCACTCCGCCGCCGGGCGATGCCGCCGACAGCGCAGCGCTCAGCCTGTCGCTGACCAAGGCGCTGGTCGAAGCCAACCGCGCCCAGTTCAACATCAAGAGCGCCGGCCATTCCGGCACGCTGATCGAGGTGGTGTTCGCGCCGGCGCTGGCGAAGGCGTAA
- a CDS encoding phasin encodes MTGATDPFSASIIPFEVPEQMRAFAEKGAAQARENYAKFKDAAETHNGTVEAVFTSASKGASEYTAKLVEFMKANSSAQLDFAQQLFGAKSPTEALELWTGHARKQVETFQSQAKELVELTQRVAAETAEPIKASASKYYPSAA; translated from the coding sequence ATGACAGGTGCGACTGATCCGTTTTCTGCCTCGATCATCCCGTTCGAGGTTCCCGAGCAGATGCGTGCGTTCGCCGAGAAGGGCGCTGCGCAGGCCCGCGAGAACTACGCCAAGTTCAAGGACGCCGCCGAGACCCATAACGGCACCGTCGAGGCCGTGTTCACCTCCGCCAGCAAGGGCGCGAGCGAGTACACCGCCAAGCTGGTGGAGTTCATGAAGGCCAATTCCAGCGCCCAGCTCGACTTCGCCCAGCAGCTGTTCGGCGCCAAGTCGCCGACGGAAGCGCTGGAGCTGTGGACCGGCCACGCCCGCAAGCAGGTCGAGACCTTCCAGTCCCAGGCCAAGGAGCTGGTCGAGCTCACCCAGCGCGTCGCCGCCGAGACCGCCGAGCCGATCAAGGCCAGCGCCTCGAAGTACTATCCCTCCGCCGCCTGA
- the tenA gene encoding thiaminase II, which yields MSFFERLKTAASTEWRAYTEHPFTNGLSDGSLPEAAFRHYLVQDYLFLIEFARAYALAVYKSPTLADMREAAAGLSAILDVEMNLHVKLCADWGLSPADLEQAPPAAEMLAYTRYVLDAGMRGDLLALKVALAPCVIGYAEIATRLASRPNADAPTNAYRVWIAEYAGVPYQEVAAKAWAHLDHLADLYATPAREAELIAIFKEATRLEADFWEMSWRAGQSAQ from the coding sequence GTGAGTTTCTTCGAGCGTCTCAAGACAGCAGCATCCACTGAGTGGCGGGCCTACACCGAGCATCCCTTCACGAACGGATTGTCGGACGGCTCGCTCCCTGAAGCTGCGTTTCGTCACTATCTCGTTCAGGACTACCTGTTCCTCATCGAGTTTGCTCGCGCCTACGCGCTCGCGGTCTACAAGTCGCCCACGCTTGCCGACATGCGTGAGGCAGCGGCCGGCCTTTCGGCCATCCTCGATGTCGAGATGAACCTGCATGTGAAGCTCTGTGCCGATTGGGGTTTATCTCCTGCCGACCTTGAACAGGCTCCTCCGGCGGCCGAGATGCTGGCCTATACGCGTTACGTGCTCGATGCAGGCATGCGCGGCGATCTGCTGGCGCTCAAGGTGGCACTTGCCCCCTGCGTGATCGGATACGCGGAGATCGCGACGCGGCTCGCCTCGCGCCCGAATGCGGACGCTCCAACAAACGCTTATCGCGTCTGGATCGCCGAGTACGCCGGCGTGCCGTACCAGGAGGTCGCTGCCAAGGCGTGGGCGCACCTGGATCATCTCGCCGATCTCTACGCCACGCCGGCCCGTGAGGCCGAGCTGATCGCAATCTTCAAGGAAGCGACCCGCCTCGAGGCAGACTTCTGGGAGATGTCCTGGCGCGCGGGCCAGAGCGCTCAATAG
- a CDS encoding vanadium-dependent haloperoxidase: protein MKMFLATKSPFLIVATLAVCIGAARADVIMDWNAKADAIAAEKKVLPVPQARTMSMLHVAMFEAVNAIDRRYTPYKLDLLADRSTSKEAAAAAAAYNILLTIYPDQKSALDTALHASLSGIPDTDGKANGIELGTLAASGVIALRRDDGSNAQETYRPATAAGVYVPTVVPLGTTVGSMTPWVMTSVSQFRPAPPPALDSETWSRDVNEIREVGARNSTTRTAEQTNIGRFWFLVGPPSFNPIVRQVALAKHMDLVDCARLFALAEIAGNDAIVAVLDAKYHYNFWRPVTAIRNADITQNPKTPRDSSWLPLGETPMHPEYPCAHCIVSASVSTVLRSIAGDEIGELSVTSPTAPGVTRKWSRIQDYSDEVANARIYAGFHYRFSTEVGKDMGRKIGDLTVATQLRGLEARAEPKQ from the coding sequence ATGAAGATGTTTCTTGCAACGAAATCTCCATTCCTGATCGTCGCCACTCTTGCAGTTTGCATCGGCGCTGCGCGCGCCGATGTCATCATGGACTGGAACGCGAAAGCAGATGCGATTGCCGCTGAAAAGAAGGTCCTGCCTGTGCCGCAGGCCCGCACGATGTCGATGCTTCACGTTGCCATGTTCGAGGCCGTCAATGCGATCGACAGGCGATACACTCCATACAAGCTGGATCTCTTAGCAGACCGCTCCACGTCCAAGGAAGCCGCGGCGGCTGCTGCGGCTTACAACATTCTTCTGACGATCTATCCGGACCAGAAATCTGCCCTTGATACCGCACTCCATGCATCGCTTTCCGGCATCCCGGATACGGACGGAAAAGCGAATGGAATTGAGCTTGGAACGTTAGCCGCTTCCGGCGTGATAGCGTTGCGCAGGGATGATGGCAGCAACGCCCAGGAGACGTATCGCCCCGCTACGGCCGCGGGGGTCTATGTGCCGACCGTGGTGCCGCTGGGCACAACGGTTGGATCAATGACCCCTTGGGTCATGACGTCGGTCTCACAATTCCGTCCGGCGCCACCACCGGCGCTTGATTCAGAGACCTGGAGCAGAGACGTCAACGAAATCCGGGAGGTCGGCGCTCGCAACAGCACCACCCGGACAGCAGAGCAGACCAATATCGGACGATTCTGGTTTTTGGTCGGGCCTCCCAGCTTCAATCCGATCGTCCGGCAAGTCGCATTGGCCAAGCACATGGACCTCGTTGACTGCGCTCGTCTCTTCGCCCTCGCCGAGATCGCGGGGAACGACGCAATCGTCGCCGTCCTTGATGCGAAATATCACTACAATTTTTGGCGGCCAGTGACGGCCATACGCAACGCTGACATCACGCAGAACCCGAAGACGCCACGCGATTCGTCCTGGTTGCCCTTGGGCGAAACGCCGATGCATCCCGAATACCCCTGCGCCCACTGCATCGTATCGGCTTCGGTTTCAACAGTACTCCGGTCCATCGCCGGCGACGAAATCGGAGAATTATCGGTGACCAGCCCCACCGCGCCGGGGGTGACTCGCAAATGGTCCAGGATCCAGGATTATAGCGACGAGGTCGCAAATGCGCGCATCTATGCCGGTTTCCATTATCGTTTCTCGACCGAGGTCGGAAAGGACATGGGAAGAAAGATCGGCGACTTGACTGTCGCGACACAGCTTCGCGGGCTGGAAGCGCGAGCTGAACCGAAGCAGTAA
- a CDS encoding nuclear transport factor 2 family protein, translated as MAQREDMLALVRNAYAARDGDDAEGLVTAFHPEGAFTLMGDTSALELTGSVQGHLALRGAFSQFIKDFGFEGREILAELVDGDRIAIHSRLVVRYRPTGKTFSTELLDLFRIQDGKIIELIEFADTAQVKAMIS; from the coding sequence ATGGCACAGCGCGAAGACATGCTCGCATTGGTCAGGAACGCCTACGCCGCGCGCGACGGTGATGACGCCGAGGGCCTGGTGACAGCCTTTCATCCTGAGGGCGCGTTCACCTTGATGGGCGACACGAGCGCGCTCGAACTGACAGGAAGCGTACAGGGGCACCTGGCCCTGCGAGGGGCTTTCAGTCAATTCATTAAAGACTTCGGCTTCGAAGGTCGCGAGATCCTGGCCGAGCTGGTCGACGGCGATCGCATCGCCATCCATTCCCGCCTTGTCGTCCGATATCGTCCAACCGGAAAGACGTTCAGCACCGAGCTGCTGGACCTGTTCAGAATTCAGGACGGCAAGATCATCGAGCTGATCGAGTTTGCGGATACGGCGCAGGTCAAGGCGATGATTTCCTGA